A genomic stretch from Vicinamibacterales bacterium includes:
- a CDS encoding DUF5615 family PIN-like protein, whose protein sequence is MKVLLDENFPLGLVRVLELDGVQVEHIITLGWRGASDTRIRTRLSSSEVLFLTQDEDFLFGESVASIVVVSRVRQARRLTERIEVWRRAVEELLSAPQSLRLFELTDEGVLIPWRGATHKGEGADG, encoded by the coding sequence GTGAAGGTCCTGCTGGACGAGAACTTCCCTTTGGGATTGGTTCGCGTCCTCGAGTTGGACGGCGTGCAGGTTGAGCACATCATCACGCTCGGCTGGCGCGGCGCATCAGACACGCGAATCCGCACGCGACTCTCCAGTTCCGAGGTCCTCTTCCTCACACAAGACGAGGATTTCCTGTTCGGTGAGTCCGTGGCATCTATTGTCGTGGTCTCGCGCGTCCGTCAGGCCCGACGACTCACGGAACGGATCGAAGTCTGGCGCAGGGCCGTCGAGGAACTCTTGAGCGCACCCCAGTCACTGCGGCTGTTCGAACTCACCGACGAAGGGGTTCTCATCCCGTGGCGAGGCGCAACTCACAAGGGAGAGGGTGCCGATGGCTAA
- a CDS encoding DUF433 domain-containing protein, with amino-acid sequence MEVFPGVSMDPDIRFGKPCLSGTRIDVATIVGALAAGESADTVAAEYDLSLEQVRAALAYVAHVAAHLPPAVRHAS; translated from the coding sequence ATGGAAGTCTTCCCGGGCGTCTCCATGGACCCTGACATTCGCTTCGGGAAGCCGTGCCTCAGCGGCACGCGCATCGACGTCGCCACGATCGTCGGCGCGTTGGCAGCTGGTGAATCGGCCGACACCGTAGCCGCGGAGTACGACCTGAGCCTCGAACAGGTCCGCGCCGCGTTGGCGTACGTCGCGCACGTCGCCGCGCACCTCCCGCCAGCCGTTCGTCACGCATCGTGA
- a CDS encoding plasmid pRiA4b ORF-3 family protein has product MAKIPARRKSAVPRGRPTAVHQFLIVFRLLDADEKHMVSIGIPTDDDPEDRPVVPGWEVSVSSYFGSRPWHALPTLYAYDFGDDWEHLLVHEGTELAETSLNYPRCLAGARRCPPEDCGGVRGYLDFLKIIANSKHSEHASMMQWAGGDYDPDACDPEGVVFQDPRKRWKVAFQQ; this is encoded by the coding sequence ATGGCTAAGATACCCGCGCGGCGAAAGTCGGCAGTTCCGCGTGGTCGGCCCACAGCAGTCCACCAGTTCCTTATCGTGTTCCGTCTCCTTGACGCCGATGAGAAACACATGGTGTCGATCGGCATTCCTACCGACGATGATCCCGAAGATCGGCCGGTCGTTCCCGGCTGGGAGGTTTCCGTGTCGAGCTATTTCGGGTCTCGCCCCTGGCACGCTCTTCCCACGCTGTACGCCTACGACTTTGGCGACGACTGGGAGCATCTGCTGGTGCACGAGGGGACGGAGTTGGCCGAGACCTCGCTGAACTACCCGCGGTGTCTGGCCGGCGCTCGACGATGCCCGCCAGAGGATTGTGGTGGGGTGCGTGGCTACCTTGATTTTCTGAAAATCATCGCGAACTCGAAACACTCGGAGCACGCGTCAATGATGCAGTGGGCCGGCGGCGACTACGACCCGGACGCATGCGATCCGGAAGGCGTCGTTTTCCAGGATCCCCGCAAACGTTGGAAGGTCGCGTTCCAACAGTAG